A window of Rhododendron vialii isolate Sample 1 chromosome 11a, ASM3025357v1 genomic DNA:
tgtttttaatCGGCTAAAAGAGgatattaggccccgttccaaaaaataaataaatacttattttttaagtaggcaatttcaagtttaaaaatcttgtatttacgcaaataattttcctatcaatatagatcttgtttaatagatctcattgagatttttaaaacggtgaaaaaaaaattaaaaaattatttttcatttatattatttttgagtttgaaaatgtgaaataagtatttattttttagaaggtgttctggaacgaaGTCTTAGTAGTTATATTAACTCGATAAAAGTATAtcgagaggggaaaaaaaaaagcctagCAAATCACTTAATTTGCTCATCGCGACAGGACCATGAAGCAAATTAATGGATCAGCCAGGAAACAAAAGCCAGAGACTACAACATTCAACAAAGCTCGATCGACAGTCAAGATGTTCGGGGCAATTTACGTTTCGGTTCATTCAAAGGCTGGTCATTCATGTCTTGAGACTTGGAGATTCACGAGAGATTTTCTCTAGTGCGGCCTGAGTACTCCAAGAGTTTGCCAAATTTGAAACTTAATATGTCCAAATTTACTGCTCATCTATGTCGCCACCTGAGCTATATACCCTTTGAGATTACACGTTATGTAAATTTAAGGAAAACTGGTTTAAAATGTATGTTGTCTTACCTATTAAGAAATTGGGAAAATATCTCTTATATTCCTTCGACTTTAAGCAAAAGTTCACTTTGATCCTTCACATTTAAATTTGGACAAACACATACTtcgattttcaaattgatttcaATGTCAATCCTGTGTTAACTACCGTTAGTATTTTGGACGGAAAATTGTTGTGTAGCCAGCGCCTAACCACTTTTGAGGGGTAGATTTGACCATTTCCCCCTCCTCTCTGCAAATGCATAATTtaacacacacactcactccaAAAAGTAAATTACCACTCCAatcaacaaaaatcacaaaaaagaagaagcaaaaagtATAATTTTAGCTCTATCCCCTACGATTTCTATCTAAACCCATTTGGCATTccaattaacaaaaaatgagaaaaccaaagaaaaaacaaagctaAAAGGAGTAATTTCaaccctctctttctctcccaaaaacccacaaaaaataagaagcaaaaacgagtaattttcacactctctccACAAAAGTTAACCCAGCAACCCATAATTATTGATTAGGCTTAACATAAACTTGTAGAAAAAACAGAGATCACAATGTAGATACTAGAGATAGAACTCCATTTTAGTGGAGACAGAAAAATGGAAACCCAGCAACATTAACCCTCCTCATGCAGGTAAAAATGAAAACGCAGCAACATATATAAGCCTaattcaaaaagggaaaaaaaatctaaacaatTGAAACCTACAAGTAGCTAGAAACCAAATTAGAAATAAGTACTAAGAGATTCCAATTCACCATTGTCGTCGACTCGTCagcttctctctccctctctctctctctaaaatgggAAACTATCTTTGCAGCTAAGTGGCGTAGGCGTTGTGAATCTCGATGAAATCACGGCCGTACGACGGCGTCCGGGTGGTACAGCTTCGCCAGGCTCCTGTACACCGCCTTGATCTTCGTCAACGACGGGTTCCTCTTCACTCGTAACCCCTCGTACAGGCTCCCTCCTCGTTGCTGTTGTTGATTCCTCGGTTCCAACTACGGTGCTGTTTCGGCGCACCGGCCTTACACGGTAGATGCCGATGAGGTGTACATGTCTCTGTACACGGTTAATTGAACGGCGATTGGGGGCGGTTGAGTCGGAGGCGATGGGGgtgctctctttttttgaaccGGTTGGGGGAGTGCTCTTTTGTTTGGGTTTTTCGGTGGGTGGTTTGGGTTGGATTGGGAAGGGGAGGAGTGGAAGAGTGAAGTGATGTTATGTGTCGATGGGGGAGAGACTGGAGAGGGAGACTGGGGTTTGAGGGAGGAGTGAAAGGGCAAATCTACCCTTGAAAAATTGTCATGTTCGGCGCATGACAATTTTCCGTCCAAAAAACTAAAGTCATCCGACCAAGGGTTGACATTGAAACCAATTCGAAAATCGAAATATATATTTGTTCAAATTAAAATGTGAAGGGTCAAAGTGAATTTTCACTTAAAGTCAAAGGGATATAACATAAATTGTTCCAAAAATAAGGGATATAACATAAATTGTTCCAAAAATACATGAGTGATGAAAATAGTTATTATCACGATTCTGTCACAGTGACACTAAAGGGCATTGAGATCGAAATGCAGAGAATTTTTACTATCTTCACAACAATCGATTTTTCATCTAACAATTTCAGTGGAGAGATTCCAAATGCCATTGGAAAGCTCAATTCCCTCATAGTGCTTAATATTTCTCATAATAGCCTTAGAGGCAATATTCCAGAATCTTTGGAAAACTTGACAAGTCTTGAATCATTAGACATTTCCTCTAACCAACTCACCGGGAGAATTCCAAGCCAATTTGACGTTTCTTGAAGTCTTGAACCTTTCATAGAACCGTCTCTAAGGTCCCATACCCCAGCGTTCGCAATTTAATACATTTCAGAATGGTTCATATGCTGGGAACTTAGGACTATATATGTGGGTTGCCATTTTGGAAGGAATGTGAAGATATTTGGACAAAAGTACAACCACCGGTGTTACAACAGGAGGAAGATGATCACAATTTTGatagatttttttggaaaattgtgGCGATAGGTTATGATTGGGGAATGACACTGGGACTCTTTCTAGGATCTCTCATGTTCTTAATTGGTAGACCTAAGTTATTTGTGATACTTACTGAAAGAGAAATGCCCAAAAAGATGATAAGATTGAGAAGAATGCTTACAGACACAGTGGGAAGAAGAAAGTAACAAACATATATTAGTCGCATTTTCAGGTATAAGCTCCTAATGCTCTTACAATATTTCACCATTGTTGAATTAGGTTATAACTATGTTGGCCATTATTTTAGAGTACTTCATCTGGTATTACATTTTGAAGCTAGTATTAACCTGTCTTTCTACATGTTAGACATAAGTCACATAACCGCGTGCAACCCAGTAGAGGGTTTGCTCGGTACTTCAATTTTCCCACTAATGCCCAAAATTTAAACTGTGTGAATCTTCTGAGAACGGCCAGTTAAACAACTACACTAGTTCAATCTACTACTAGTTTAACCTGCTTTTGAACTTAAGTGAACTAGCTAGGAACAATGATTTTCACTGAAAGTGCCGTATGAAGCAAATGTAAGCTCTTTCCTTAAGTAGTACAGCTCATGGCAGGCTAGGAAATTGGCATCATGTCATTTCCCCCCGTAATCAGATACAAAAAGTATCGATCATGTAACTATTTCGAGTAGCAGGTTCTCTTTAGAACGTGCGCGCGAAGAGAAGAAAACTCAGTCATATCTGTggctcctttttctttctttgtttatttttatcagATACCTAAAAAATGTATTGATCATGTATTCCTGTCTTTTATCATATACTTAAGTAAAATCTATAAAACAAGATCTATTGGATATGAAATATAATCAATTagaaaatttagaaaattttaTGTCAATAGTACAAAGGACAATCTTTATGAGACGGAGGGCCGGAGTATCACGTTATATATGAAACAATTTAGTTTGACCGTTACCACTCTTCTTTATTGCTTAATTCttaattctttttgaaaaatactacTTATCCAGATAATTAAGTGGTATGCAATAACTTTTTAATGTTGTATCTTCAACTCAAATACTCGTATAGAATAGATTAGATTTATTGGCTCGTAtacaaacaccaaaaaaaagggAGGCCTAAGTCTACAGAATCATTTGGCTTTTGAATTTGTActcgtatctctctctctctctctctctctctctctctctctctctctctctctctgatattCCCATCGCagtgaaaaagaaggaagcTCTTATTGCTACTTGAGATGATGTCGGAGCAATGTACGATCAGATGAGCGAGAAAATGACGAGTTTGTGCTACATTTCATACTATCGTTGTAAAACTTCTCGTAGAAGAAGCTATAAAGTATAGGGGCGTAActaactagctagctagcttgtGGTGGTTTGAGATTTCAGAcgtttgattttgttgcataTATCCATGTGGCCTGGTGTTGTTTATGGTTTGCTTTGGTATTGAACAATTTAATACGCAGAATGAATTCCATTGTGTGCTCTTTCTGTTGATTTTACTTTTCATAAACAGGGTCTGGGGTAGGGGTGGAGGgtaaaataaaattcttcatCAGGGATCGACAAATAGACAGAGACGGGGTAGGTAGGTTTAAGAATCGAAAACGGGGACAATGATATCCACCCCATCTCGCCATTGCATGCCATCCCTAGATGTGGAATGTTCTTGTGTCTTTCCCTATTTCCATTGACCATTAATTGTGAGCTAGCATTACTCTATGGGCAATCAGGGAGAGCCATttatgtaacgaccctaattttggcctcaaatttttcaaataaattttatattgcTATTCCGAATTGTATTAATTTAGTTAAATTAATTAGTTTAATAATTATC
This region includes:
- the LOC131307167 gene encoding putative receptor like protein 25 — translated: MSDENSYYHDSVTVTLKGIEIEMQRIFTIFTTIDFSSNNFSGEIPNAIGKLNSLIVLNISHNSLRGNIPESLENLTSLESLDISSNQLTGRIPSQFDDYICGLPFWKECEDIWTKVQPPVLQQEEDDHNFDRFFWKIVAIGYDWGMTLGLFLGSLMFLIGRPKLFVILTEREMPKKMIRLRRMLTDTVGRRK